One Gimesia aquarii DNA segment encodes these proteins:
- a CDS encoding FAD-dependent oxidoreductase: protein MTKQQTLYFLILMTVCLPLRAEVKELKCDLLIVGGTESGWAAAIQAARLQVKSITLVLDGEWLGGQYTEQALACVDENKGTGKVGWGVDWHPMKRSFHRSGLFKELMDRIEAFNTQKYGTPMPGRPYHGPSTFRPAEAQVIFREMLQPYIDSGQVRLITRRYPVKADVNRQKQHPQLMGLWFAPVGSEKPDLHCTARLTIDASDWGEAIQVSGTEFEFGADPQSRYNEPSAPLDTSNYPANEMNPITWAMIVEESDKDSPIPKPKRYDDRNFVRTSKLSLSKMKQLQWDRPVRLGSIPHWPDAGKASPRQLSIFTVRRIVDGYTSLDHKTSILLNYMLGQDYPLERLPHHVIEALEETEPGASKKNIVLMNRQQRQIIFEDAKRHSLCLLYHLQNFVHEHAPDKTNSFRHFQLSDEFGTEDQLPHKPYIRESLRLKALYMMREQDGRNHDGPTKKFARERFAHVMYPDGLFAWQFHYDFHRTGRAYLKREGNKGPWIDYEKPGRNTSLISDRSVFPLRSLIPINMDGLLGAQKNVGYSSIVSAAIRLHDQCVAIGQAAGATAAISLRHGIAPREIPFQREQLERVRTALCGTLETGTPVLIWPYRDLAPAHPYFVAINRLAARGVIPMEVRKVDFRPNDRATTEWQRETKRLALETIEQSDLTLEISNEISRGKFCQQLWELIKDQPIRNFRRLTTHDADGDSILDVDDPTPFTPGKPIEWKQEKLTADQDGLLDKSKTPHSRRINFTGLHSAPLPNFEADHGFKFDQKRGFGWSRDIRHNHRQRKILPESYRDTFLFTRDHDIWECKVSNGRWLVTVCVGDSGHEQTGQWVTVEGNQVIKDVVTASGAFREQNVFVDVTDGRLTVEIGKATAGTNTCLNWICLEPAQ, encoded by the coding sequence ATGACAAAACAACAAACACTCTATTTTTTAATTCTGATGACCGTGTGTCTTCCTCTGCGCGCGGAAGTAAAAGAGTTGAAGTGCGATTTATTAATCGTCGGCGGAACAGAGTCGGGTTGGGCAGCCGCGATCCAGGCCGCTCGCTTACAGGTCAAATCGATTACGCTCGTATTGGATGGTGAGTGGCTGGGGGGGCAGTACACAGAACAAGCACTGGCTTGCGTTGATGAAAATAAAGGAACTGGTAAAGTGGGCTGGGGAGTCGACTGGCATCCAATGAAACGCTCCTTTCATCGTAGTGGACTGTTCAAAGAATTAATGGATCGTATTGAAGCGTTTAACACACAAAAATATGGGACTCCCATGCCAGGACGTCCTTATCACGGCCCTTCCACCTTTCGCCCTGCTGAAGCTCAAGTAATTTTTCGAGAAATGCTTCAACCTTATATCGACAGCGGACAGGTTCGATTAATCACACGCCGATATCCTGTCAAAGCAGATGTCAATCGCCAGAAACAACATCCTCAATTAATGGGACTCTGGTTTGCGCCAGTCGGTTCTGAAAAACCAGACCTGCACTGCACCGCCAGATTAACCATCGATGCTTCCGATTGGGGTGAGGCAATTCAGGTTTCTGGAACTGAATTTGAATTTGGAGCTGATCCTCAATCGCGTTATAACGAACCAAGTGCACCACTGGATACCAGCAACTATCCTGCCAACGAAATGAATCCCATTACCTGGGCGATGATCGTTGAAGAATCCGACAAAGATTCACCGATACCTAAACCAAAACGCTACGATGATCGTAATTTTGTGCGTACTTCAAAACTCAGTCTCTCTAAGATGAAACAGCTTCAATGGGATCGACCGGTAAGATTGGGATCCATCCCCCATTGGCCCGATGCGGGTAAAGCATCGCCGCGTCAACTCTCAATTTTTACCGTGCGTCGCATCGTAGATGGTTATACGAGCCTAGATCACAAGACAAGTATTCTGCTGAATTATATGTTAGGCCAGGATTACCCACTCGAGCGGCTGCCACATCATGTGATCGAGGCACTAGAAGAAACTGAACCAGGTGCTTCGAAGAAAAATATCGTATTAATGAACCGCCAGCAAAGGCAAATTATCTTTGAAGATGCAAAACGACATTCGCTATGTCTGTTATACCACCTGCAAAACTTTGTACATGAACATGCTCCCGATAAAACCAACAGTTTTAGACATTTTCAGCTCAGTGATGAATTTGGAACTGAAGACCAACTACCGCACAAACCCTACATTCGCGAATCGTTGCGGCTGAAAGCCCTGTATATGATGCGGGAGCAGGATGGTCGCAATCATGATGGTCCCACAAAAAAATTCGCACGCGAGCGATTTGCACATGTGATGTATCCGGATGGACTATTCGCCTGGCAATTTCATTACGATTTCCATCGGACGGGACGTGCTTATTTAAAAAGAGAAGGGAATAAAGGTCCCTGGATCGACTATGAAAAACCAGGCCGTAATACGAGCCTGATCAGTGATCGTTCTGTGTTCCCGTTGAGGAGCTTAATTCCTATAAATATGGATGGCTTACTGGGAGCACAAAAAAACGTTGGATATAGCAGTATTGTCAGCGCGGCAATTCGGTTACATGATCAGTGTGTGGCCATTGGTCAGGCTGCCGGCGCCACTGCAGCTATTTCCTTACGTCATGGGATTGCTCCTCGAGAAATTCCTTTTCAGCGTGAGCAATTGGAGCGAGTACGCACGGCATTATGTGGAACACTTGAGACAGGAACGCCTGTGTTAATCTGGCCATATCGCGATTTGGCACCCGCTCATCCCTACTTTGTGGCCATTAATCGTCTCGCTGCACGGGGAGTGATCCCGATGGAAGTGCGGAAAGTCGATTTTCGTCCCAATGATCGCGCAACAACTGAGTGGCAAAGGGAAACGAAACGCTTAGCACTAGAGACCATCGAACAATCTGATTTGACATTGGAGATTTCTAATGAAATCAGTCGAGGAAAATTTTGTCAACAATTGTGGGAGCTCATCAAAGACCAACCCATCCGAAATTTTCGTCGTTTGACAACTCACGATGCAGACGGTGATAGTATTTTGGATGTTGATGACCCCACTCCGTTCACTCCCGGAAAACCGATTGAATGGAAACAGGAAAAATTAACGGCAGACCAAGATGGATTGTTAGACAAATCGAAAACGCCACATTCCCGAAGAATCAATTTCACAGGACTGCACTCAGCCCCCTTGCCAAACTTTGAAGCGGACCATGGTTTTAAATTCGATCAAAAACGTGGATTCGGGTGGAGTCGTGATATCAGACACAATCATCGACAGCGCAAAATTCTTCCGGAATCCTATCGGGATACATTTCTTTTTACACGTGATCATGATATTTGGGAGTGTAAAGTCTCCAACGGGCGCTGGCTAGTCACGGTTTGCGTGGGAGACTCTGGACACGAACAGACCGGACAGTGGGTGACAGTTGAAGGCAATCAGGTTATTAAAGATGTCGTGACGGCCAGTGGTGCATTTCGCGAACAGAACGTCTTTGTCGATGTCACCGATGGACGACTGACGGTCGAAATTGGAAAAGCGACAGCGGGGACAAACACCTGCCTGAACTGGATCTGCTTAGAACCGGCTCAGTAA
- a CDS encoding IclR family transcriptional regulator, which produces MKKKTAAIDTDRYHVPNLERAIKIVEHLADRPEGITMSDVSVALEIPKNSAFRILSTLLAYGYVLRDEKTQQFRLSGKFLGLGGRGAGAEQLLENSIDVLRRLRDETGETTLVGRLIDREGVVLGQVASNHPIKVLVELGTRFPLHVAAPAKIMLAYLPPAEQERLIAKLTLKKYTNRTITSIKKLKSTLKASCDLGYAVDWGEEVEGINCVAAPIFDHSGYPIASIWVTGPEPRIGQQHFDKFAEIVKKHAAEISSRMGYV; this is translated from the coding sequence ATGAAAAAGAAAACTGCCGCGATAGATACAGACCGCTACCATGTGCCTAATCTCGAACGGGCCATCAAAATTGTGGAACATTTGGCAGATCGCCCTGAAGGAATCACTATGAGCGACGTAAGCGTCGCTTTAGAAATCCCGAAAAATAGCGCATTTCGAATTCTGAGTACACTTCTTGCCTATGGCTATGTGTTGCGTGATGAAAAAACTCAGCAGTTTCGTTTGAGCGGAAAGTTCCTGGGATTAGGAGGTAGAGGAGCAGGTGCAGAACAACTACTGGAAAACTCGATCGATGTGCTACGTCGGCTGCGAGATGAAACGGGTGAAACGACTTTGGTAGGACGTCTTATAGATCGGGAAGGTGTTGTACTGGGACAAGTTGCCAGCAATCATCCAATTAAGGTACTCGTCGAATTGGGCACTCGTTTTCCTTTACATGTCGCTGCCCCTGCCAAAATTATGCTGGCTTATCTGCCACCTGCAGAACAAGAGCGACTCATCGCAAAATTGACACTCAAAAAATATACCAACCGTACCATTACGAGCATAAAGAAATTGAAGTCCACGCTCAAAGCGTCCTGTGATCTAGGTTATGCTGTCGATTGGGGAGAAGAAGTCGAAGGCATCAACTGCGTTGCTGCCCCCATTTTTGACCATAGTGGCTACCCCATTGCTTCCATTTGGGTCACTGGTCCTGAACCAAGAATCGGACAGCAGCATTTTGACAAGTTTGCTGAAATCGTAAAAAAACATGCCGCGGAAATCTCATCTCGAATGGGTTATGTATGA
- a CDS encoding DUF1501 domain-containing protein, which yields MKFNQHSNTHGQHAFTAFNPLIPEGLVLRSRRNMLKASLAGIAGLSVPNLLRASDQLKSVGKSSLPKKSVILLWMTGGPSHIDTWDPKPDRPIQNRGPFGVTETSVPGITICDRLPKQAAMMDRFTLIRSVDPKFSSHQPNQVMQTANLLAAPRTNRKGDKYPAIASIVAKHHGPNDPSMPPYVAFMKHHSHIAWGGYLGKEYDPFIANDAANLPVYDLVGKDTGKMSGGKMFQLASGLSSERMKSRRDLMQQFDKLRSDIDQAGSMTALDSYSQQAYEMVLGQKVQHAFDLNQESATMRDRYGKHLWCQQALLARRLVEAGSAFVTLDLSYHTASGTWDNHGDNVPPYGGIKNGLGPILPLFDHLLTTLVQDLEERGLLDEVLVIAMGEFGRTPVSGTQGSTDGRNHWPVVMSMCMAGGGLNHGQVIGASEKDGANIKHRPVRPGDLAATIYKYMGVPLDTHYVDDKGRPIPVIENGAPIHELF from the coding sequence ATGAAGTTCAATCAACATTCAAATACTCATGGGCAACACGCCTTTACAGCCTTCAATCCCCTGATTCCTGAGGGCTTAGTTTTGCGTAGTCGTCGGAATATGCTAAAAGCTTCGCTCGCAGGAATCGCGGGGCTCTCGGTACCAAATCTGTTACGGGCTTCAGACCAGTTGAAATCCGTAGGAAAATCTTCACTACCGAAAAAAAGCGTAATCCTCCTTTGGATGACCGGCGGCCCCAGTCACATTGATACCTGGGACCCTAAACCGGATCGTCCCATACAAAATCGCGGTCCCTTTGGAGTGACAGAAACTTCCGTACCCGGCATTACAATTTGCGACCGGCTTCCCAAGCAGGCGGCAATGATGGATCGCTTTACTTTGATCCGATCAGTCGATCCCAAATTCAGCAGCCATCAACCCAATCAAGTCATGCAGACCGCCAATCTATTAGCGGCCCCACGTACCAATCGAAAAGGGGATAAATATCCAGCTATCGCTTCCATCGTCGCCAAACACCATGGTCCCAACGATCCCAGCATGCCCCCATATGTCGCGTTTATGAAGCATCATTCGCATATCGCCTGGGGGGGCTATCTGGGAAAAGAGTATGACCCCTTCATCGCCAACGATGCAGCAAACTTGCCGGTCTATGATCTGGTGGGAAAAGATACTGGCAAAATGAGTGGCGGAAAAATGTTCCAACTCGCCTCCGGACTCTCCTCCGAGCGAATGAAGAGCAGGCGTGATTTAATGCAACAATTCGACAAATTGCGAAGTGATATTGATCAAGCAGGCTCTATGACAGCGCTAGACAGTTACAGTCAACAGGCTTATGAAATGGTGCTCGGTCAGAAAGTACAACATGCATTCGATCTGAACCAGGAATCAGCGACCATGCGCGATCGCTATGGCAAACATCTCTGGTGTCAACAGGCGCTTCTCGCCCGGCGCCTGGTGGAGGCCGGAAGTGCTTTTGTAACGCTCGATCTGAGTTACCATACCGCTTCCGGAACATGGGACAATCATGGTGATAATGTCCCCCCTTATGGTGGGATTAAAAATGGTCTGGGACCGATATTACCTTTATTTGATCATTTACTGACCACATTAGTTCAAGACCTTGAAGAACGTGGATTACTGGATGAAGTCCTGGTCATTGCAATGGGCGAATTTGGTCGAACTCCCGTCTCTGGAACGCAGGGAAGCACTGATGGCCGCAATCACTGGCCCGTGGTAATGTCGATGTGCATGGCGGGTGGTGGATTGAATCATGGTCAGGTAATTGGTGCCAGTGAAAAGGACGGTGCCAATATCAAACATCGCCCTGTTCGTCCAGGAGATCTTGCTGCAACAATCTACAAATATATGGGAGTCCCCCTGGATACACATTACGTCGATGACAAAGGACGCCCCATTCCCGTCATTGAAAATGGTGCCCCCATCCACGAGTTATTCTAA
- a CDS encoding DUF1559 domain-containing protein, protein MPATHQIHSQISHSARQHRLRNICSSRRGFTLIELLVVIAIIAILIALLLPAVQQAREAARRSDCRNRLKQIGLALHNYHETHSVFPPGTVMGSAFPQTGWCNFPASGSSVRNGPPWTVLILPFLDESNRYNLFVFEEPFTGFANHAPTGTHPHGSAANHTEFLKGNPKFQCPSDINSQAGANNSSYFGVNGGATGPASGRCSTQTDRWFFTNGILHTDSRIRMRDITDGSTNVFMVAESKYQLRPGSRTPADAHYGWASSDSSHQAPGEIPGVQVGARWQINYLDSDGSKTDTGYSNRGAMSGAFGSFHEGGCHVCMADGSVHFLSENMDLTTYRTLSDRDDGLPIGGFQK, encoded by the coding sequence ATGCCAGCGACACATCAAATACATAGTCAGATCTCGCATTCTGCCAGGCAACACCGGCTGAGAAATATTTGCTCCTCTCGTCGGGGATTTACGCTCATTGAATTACTGGTTGTAATAGCAATCATCGCCATTCTCATTGCGCTCTTGTTACCAGCAGTCCAACAGGCACGCGAAGCGGCAAGACGTTCTGATTGTAGAAATCGCCTGAAACAAATTGGGCTCGCATTACACAATTATCATGAGACCCATAGTGTTTTTCCGCCTGGTACTGTGATGGGCAGTGCGTTTCCGCAAACTGGCTGGTGTAATTTTCCCGCAAGCGGAAGTAGTGTCAGGAATGGCCCTCCCTGGACAGTGTTGATACTGCCATTCCTCGACGAAAGCAATCGTTACAATCTGTTTGTCTTTGAAGAGCCCTTTACCGGTTTCGCCAACCACGCTCCAACGGGAACACATCCACATGGCTCTGCGGCTAATCATACGGAGTTTTTGAAAGGAAACCCAAAATTTCAATGTCCGAGTGATATCAACTCTCAAGCCGGGGCTAACAACAGTAGCTACTTTGGTGTGAATGGTGGAGCCACTGGCCCAGCCTCGGGAAGGTGTTCGACACAAACTGATCGTTGGTTTTTTACCAATGGGATTCTTCACACCGATTCCAGAATTCGCATGCGAGATATTACCGATGGTTCAACGAACGTATTTATGGTGGCTGAGTCCAAGTATCAACTCAGGCCTGGAAGCCGGACTCCTGCAGATGCACACTATGGTTGGGCCTCAAGTGATTCCAGTCATCAAGCACCGGGTGAAATTCCCGGAGTCCAGGTAGGAGCACGCTGGCAAATCAATTACCTGGATTCAGATGGTTCAAAAACGGATACTGGATACAGCAATCGTGGAGCCATGAGTGGAGCTTTTGGCAGCTTTCACGAAGGGGGATGTCATGTCTGTATGGCCGATGGCTCAGTCCATTTTCTCAGTGAGAATATGGATTTAACCACTTATCGAACTCTCAGTGACCGAGATGATGGGCTTCCAATCGGAGGATTCCAAAAATGA